TTATTACAATATGCACGAACTAGCAACCGCTTTAATATATTAAATAGTCTATATTATTACGCATTTATTGTCAATTTTGTTTTTATTTTCACAAATGTACTATTTAGTTATATATTCAAAAATATACAAGATAACAGTTAATCTATGTAAAAATAATTATGCTAATTTTTTATTTTAAAAATGCTTATGATTTAATACAAAATATTTTTTAATTAAACAATTCCATAAAATATATTGCATATTTTTTCATAATATGCAACAATATATACATATTAGCATATATTATAATAAAACTTAGGAGGTATTATTATGAAAAAATTTAAATCCAAAAAATTAGTAGCATTTATGATTGCATTGTTTTGTATGTTAGATTTTCTAGGTGTAGGCTTTAATAAAAATGTACAAGCTGCTACAACAGGACAGTCAATTGTAAGCTATGCCAAAGGTCATCTTGGAGACTACTATATTTGGGGAGCATCCGGTCCAAATACTTTTGATTGTTCAGGTTTTACCAGTTATGTGTACAAGCATTTTGGATATAACATCCCACGTACATCAAAAGCACAATCCACTGCAGGAAAATATGTGTCAAAAGCAAATTTAAAACCTGGTGATTTAGTATTCTTTTACAAACCTGTTTCTCATGTTGGTATATATATTGGTAATGGAGAATTTATAAATGCCGGTGGAGGAGATAGTTCTTGTACTAGCATAGCAATAGCAAAAAAACGAAATGCAAAAGTAAAAATAAATACTTTAAGCAGCGGTTACTATAGTCTTCACTACAATACAGCGAGAAGAATAATTAACAATTAATAATACTACATATTATTAAGATTACTATAAATTTATAGTATTAAAAAACAAGCTAAAAGGCGGCTATTAAAAAACTAACTGTTAGTTTTTTAATAGCCACCTTAAATGGTGACAAGTCACCATTTAACTATTTTAAAGAATGCATGAAATTAACAACTTCACTTCCCTTAACTTCATAAGCTTGACCTTTTGAACAAAATATTGATGTAGAAGTATATTCTATATCATCATATTTATTATAGTTTACACTACTAATAACCTCTTCGGAATTATGACACTTCTCATATCCACTAAAAGCTAAACTTATTTTTCCCCTGCCTTTTGTAAATGAAGCTAAAGCTGAAGGATAATCCATAAATTCTACCACAGGACCCTTACCTTTTATAATACACGTATCACCTTTCATCTGGGGCTCATAGAACTCACCACTCATTTTATTAATATCTGAAATTACCCTTCCAATTTCACCTATATTAACTTCTATTCTAAAATCATAAAATGGCTCTAAGAGAATATTATCTGTACTTTCAAGACCTTGTCTTAAAGCTCTTAAAGTCGCTTCTCTAAAATCTCCTCCACTAGTATGTTTAATATGGTGTCTTCCATCTATTAAAATTATATTTATGTCTGTAACTGAAGCACCTATTAAAATTCCATGGTGTTCTCTTTCAAATATATGTGTTTTTACAAGATTTTGCTCTCCTATTGTAAGACTTTCTGTTTTGCACTTACTTTTAAAGGTTATACCACTATTTAGTGGTGCCGGCTCTAATTCAAGACATACTTCAGCATAATGTCTTAAAGGTTCAAAATGACCATACCCATTAGCTTTTTTAGTTATGGTTTCCTTATATAAAACTTCACAGGCTCCAAAGTCTACTTTCAACTTAAATCTTTCCATAACAATTGTTTTTAGAATTTCTAATTCTATTTTACCCATTACATGTATCTCAAGACTTTTAAGTTTTTCGTTCCATAATACATTTAAAGACGGTTCTTCCTCTTCCAAAATTTTAAAATATTCAAAAACCTCATTGCTATTAAGTTTTTCGTCAAATATAACTTTTGATTTTAAGGTTGGAATCATATTATATTTGATATTTTCTACATTGTTACCAATAAAATCTCCAACCTTAACCTCCTTAATACCTATAGCTGCAAATATTTCACCTGCTTCAGCCAAACCTGCTGTTGTGTATTTATTTCCGTTATAAAATCTTATTTCATTTATCTTATTTGATTGATTTTTAATAATAACCTCCTGCTTAACCTTAAGACTGCCCTTAAGTGCTTTTATATGAATTATCTTATTTCTAGTTTCATCATATCTTATCTTATATACTAAACCCACAAATTTTTCAACTGCATTGTATTCAGTATATGTTAAATTGTGTAATCCATCTAAAAATACTTCTATTCCAGAATCCTCTAATGCAGACCCCATAAAGCAAGGAAATATCTTACTTTTCTTTATTAATTTTTTCATTGAATTAAACCATAACTCTTTTTCATAACCAGAAGTTAAATATGCTTCACATACATCATCATCTTTTTCAGCAATAAATTCAATTACCTCTTCTGATAATTCACCTTCACTAATACAAAAAATATTTTCCGTAAAATTATCTTTAATTTCTTTAATTACATTTTCTTTATTTGCATTAACTCTATCCATTTTATTTATAAAAAATATTGTGGGGATATTGTGTTTTCTAAGAATTGTCCATATATTTTCAGTTTGACTTTGAACTCCATCAACACCACTTATTATAAGTACCGCATAATCCATAACTTCAATAGCTCTTTCCATCTCTGGTGAAAAATCCATATGGCCTGGTGTATCCACCAAAAAATATTTTGAATCTTTAAATTCAAAAACAGCTTGTTCCGAAAATACAGTTATTCCTCTTTCTTTTTCAACTGAACTATTATCTAAAAAAGAATCTTTATGATCCACTCTTCCACGTTTTCTTATACTTTTAGTATGATATAAAATTTGTTCTGCTAAGGTAGTCTTACCAGCATCAACATGAGCTAACAATCCTATTGTCTTATTCATAATACACCTCAAAATATTTTGATAATTTTTTATAAAAACCTCAATTTAATTTTGCAATAAAAGTTAATTTTATGGTAACATATAATTAACATATTCTTCAATTTTTGTAATTTTATACACTGTGATTATTTTTTACCACTTGATATTAAGGAGTGATACTTTGATTAACTTTTATGAATATAAGTCAAATAATCTAGACGTTTATAGCGACATCGATAAATGCTTAAAAAAGCTATGCACCATAATGGATTACCAGATTATAGGCTTAATAAATTTCCCAAACCACAAAAAAATCCTTTATTCCGAAAAAATGTTTATCCAATTCAAAAATAAATATAAAAAATCCAAAAAATATATTATAAAAGAATTTACTTCATTAAAAAATTATGCTATTACTTTATTTTTAAAGAATAAACAAGTTCTATTATATAGCAAAGACTCCTCATACGCTACTCTTATACCTGAAGCAAAATCCGAAATATATATTCCTTTGCTTTGGGAGGATAGTACAGTAAAAGGTGCAATCTATCTATGTAAAATAAATGCATCAGATGAAAAACTAGATCTTCTTAATCTAGAAAAAACAAGAGTAAAAAATGTTATTGATGATATTAGTAGATTATATAAAACAATGTATTTAATAGATGAAAAAAATCGTTCTCTTTTTAGTATTATAAATACTTTTTCTGAAATAACACGAGAAAAAGATTTTTTTATGCTTTTACACCCTTATCATGTTGCCAACTTTTCAAAAGAAATAGCTATAAGAATGGAACTACCACAGGATCTTATAGAAAAAGCTTATCTAGCTGGAATTCTCCACGATATTGGCAAAATATATATACCTGAAGCCATATTAAATAAAAAGGGTCCTCTAAATAACAAGGAATTTGAAATAATAAAAGGTCATAGCACCTACAGCTATAATTTAATAAAAAATATGACAGGACTAGATGAAATAGCTAATATATCAAAATACCATCATGAAAATTATAACGGTACTGGATACCCTGATAACTTAAAAGGTGA
The Clostridium felsineum DSM 794 DNA segment above includes these coding regions:
- a CDS encoding HD-GYP domain-containing protein — translated: MINFYEYKSNNLDVYSDIDKCLKKLCTIMDYQIIGLINFPNHKKILYSEKMFIQFKNKYKKSKKYIIKEFTSLKNYAITLFLKNKQVLLYSKDSSYATLIPEAKSEIYIPLLWEDSTVKGAIYLCKINASDEKLDLLNLEKTRVKNVIDDISRLYKTMYLIDEKNRSLFSIINTFSEITREKDFFMLLHPYHVANFSKEIAIRMELPQDLIEKAYLAGILHDIGKIYIPEAILNKKGPLNNKEFEIIKGHSTYSYNLIKNMTGLDEIANISKYHHENYNGTGYPDNLKGEDIPLISRIIKVADSVDAMLSPRSYKKSKDINYVISEIRKYKGTIYDPKVADSMLDILIGRLKPSETTHLNTINWSTLTITTEKEIHSIEGSLVKYKMGYIFKTDKFNFIKTIDKSTILSSNIYISESTNEIIEYNVKIVYFNENEVILSNFEYVVYEDSFNIFWDLKAQLQLDSYNTHNVEICKIGGSNLMFYISINSIKYYKKDKIINLKIFFEDDTIIDISGKILQHFNVGEFTYYDFAYVNILSKSKDEIFKQLFRHQIQLRNSYKD
- a CDS encoding elongation factor G, producing the protein MNKTIGLLAHVDAGKTTLAEQILYHTKSIRKRGRVDHKDSFLDNSSVEKERGITVFSEQAVFEFKDSKYFLVDTPGHMDFSPEMERAIEVMDYAVLIISGVDGVQSQTENIWTILRKHNIPTIFFINKMDRVNANKENVIKEIKDNFTENIFCISEGELSEEVIEFIAEKDDDVCEAYLTSGYEKELWFNSMKKLIKKSKIFPCFMGSALEDSGIEVFLDGLHNLTYTEYNAVEKFVGLVYKIRYDETRNKIIHIKALKGSLKVKQEVIIKNQSNKINEIRFYNGNKYTTAGLAEAGEIFAAIGIKEVKVGDFIGNNVENIKYNMIPTLKSKVIFDEKLNSNEVFEYFKILEEEEPSLNVLWNEKLKSLEIHVMGKIELEILKTIVMERFKLKVDFGACEVLYKETITKKANGYGHFEPLRHYAEVCLELEPAPLNSGITFKSKCKTESLTIGEQNLVKTHIFEREHHGILIGASVTDINIILIDGRHHIKHTSGGDFREATLRALRQGLESTDNILLEPFYDFRIEVNIGEIGRVISDINKMSGEFYEPQMKGDTCIIKGKGPVVEFMDYPSALASFTKGRGKISLAFSGYEKCHNSEEVISSVNYNKYDDIEYTSTSIFCSKGQAYEVKGSEVVNFMHSLK
- a CDS encoding C40 family peptidase, whose protein sequence is MKKFKSKKLVAFMIALFCMLDFLGVGFNKNVQAATTGQSIVSYAKGHLGDYYIWGASGPNTFDCSGFTSYVYKHFGYNIPRTSKAQSTAGKYVSKANLKPGDLVFFYKPVSHVGIYIGNGEFINAGGGDSSCTSIAIAKKRNAKVKINTLSSGYYSLHYNTARRIINN